The following proteins are co-located in the Fibrobacter sp. genome:
- a CDS encoding 4Fe-4S dicluster domain-containing protein, translated as MLKEILARLQQKHRTIKYPDAPPPEMPERFRGRPCIESSKCNLCKDCVQTCPTDAIEVNENVTIDLGKCLFCTDCADSCPQQAISFTNDYRLSFSKRQDLAVSSDQKEFILAEVLQESIRRLFGRSLKLRQVSAGGCNSCEADVNVLNTVGWDLGRFGIQFVASPRHADGILVTGPVTQNMKLALQKTYQAVPEPKIVIAVGTCAISGGIFAGHRECCDGAGDVIPVDLFIPGCPPHPLTILDGLLRLLGRGELQKSPVL; from the coding sequence CAGCAGAAACACAGGACAATCAAATATCCCGATGCTCCACCGCCTGAGATGCCGGAGCGATTCAGGGGAAGACCTTGTATAGAGAGTTCGAAGTGTAATCTCTGTAAAGACTGTGTTCAGACTTGCCCCACCGATGCCATCGAAGTAAATGAGAATGTCACAATAGACCTTGGAAAATGCCTTTTCTGCACCGACTGTGCAGATTCCTGTCCTCAACAGGCCATCTCATTTACTAACGATTACAGGTTATCTTTCAGTAAACGCCAGGATCTGGCTGTATCCTCAGATCAGAAGGAATTTATCCTGGCAGAAGTTCTACAGGAGAGCATAAGGAGGCTTTTCGGACGATCGCTGAAACTGCGTCAGGTAAGTGCAGGAGGATGTAACTCCTGCGAGGCGGATGTGAATGTGTTGAATACGGTGGGATGGGATCTGGGGCGATTTGGAATACAGTTTGTGGCCTCACCGCGTCATGCCGACGGGATCCTGGTAACCGGCCCGGTTACACAAAACATGAAGCTTGCTTTACAGAAAACATACCAGGCTGTTCCGGAACCAAAAATCGTGATTGCTGTTGGTACCTGTGCTATCTCCGGTGGAATCTTCGCTGGACATAGAGAGTGCTGTGATGGTGCCGGGGATGTTATTCCGGTGGATCTTTTTATTCCCGGCTGCCCGCCGCATCCTTTGACTATTCTGGATGGGTTGTTGAGACTGCTGGGTAGGGGAGAGCTTCAGAAATCACCTGTTCTCTAA
- a CDS encoding cellulase family glycosylhydrolase, with protein sequence MKHSWKKITLFTAVATLITTTTTQAANEWLVDSKGNITLNGSLFRVKGGSWFGLEGRDESPNDEKNPRGAPMELYIGNVFWSPSGRTLDKDATEIKNLGFNCIRMPVSPQTLDDSDAQGREPFLKNDESVRINGAFTALKEVIKACDKAGLYVLLDMHSCSNYLGWRAGRLDARPPFADAKRENYAYTREECSCAATNNPSTVTRIQPYDVQKWLNDLKTLAGLGKEIGVDNIMGIDIFNEPFDYSWSEWKTLIEMAYEAISSVNPNILIFAQGIGGSNGAQDDTPDTKADTPHGDLSSNPNWGENLYEAGSNPPSMPKSKLVYSPHCYGPSVCTQPMFADLEAQPECAGLVEDAFGDAKCQIVIQPEILEKGWHEHFGYLRSMGYALCIGEFGGNMDWPAKSESRHVNRYSYLTNRNSDEQWQNAFVDYLIKMGIVNTFYWSINPESADTYGIFKTSYHPQSNTEGWGTWTGIDTKKMDLLNRLWDAPDVDPQLPIVIPANQNMSSGFNCQISNNGMITYTLQKAGSVSFKIYNVNGRLHSEFSTRHQSSGLYSMDLRQLTNAAGSYLLVVKAAGLSHSQMVSIVK encoded by the coding sequence ATAGCTGGAAAAAGATAACTCTCTTTACAGCCGTAGCGACACTTATCACCACCACAACAACCCAGGCAGCCAATGAGTGGCTTGTAGATTCCAAAGGCAACATTACTCTTAACGGTTCTTTATTCCGTGTCAAGGGTGGATCGTGGTTTGGCCTTGAAGGCCGGGATGAATCTCCCAACGATGAGAAAAATCCCAGAGGTGCCCCGATGGAATTATATATAGGTAATGTTTTCTGGTCACCCAGCGGTCGAACACTGGACAAAGATGCAACTGAAATTAAAAATCTTGGATTTAACTGTATCAGAATGCCTGTTTCTCCTCAGACTCTAGATGACAGCGATGCTCAGGGCAGGGAACCTTTTCTGAAAAACGATGAGTCTGTACGTATAAATGGTGCCTTTACAGCACTGAAGGAAGTCATAAAAGCATGCGACAAAGCAGGTCTCTATGTTCTTCTGGACATGCACTCCTGCTCTAATTACCTTGGCTGGAGAGCGGGACGTCTTGATGCCCGTCCACCTTTTGCAGATGCCAAACGTGAGAATTATGCGTATACCCGAGAGGAATGTTCCTGCGCAGCCACCAACAACCCCAGTACAGTTACCCGTATTCAGCCTTACGATGTACAGAAGTGGCTCAATGATCTCAAGACACTCGCCGGATTGGGAAAAGAAATCGGTGTAGACAATATCATGGGTATCGATATTTTCAATGAACCGTTTGATTATAGCTGGAGTGAATGGAAAACTCTTATCGAAATGGCTTACGAAGCAATCAGCTCCGTAAATCCCAACATCCTCATTTTCGCCCAGGGAATTGGTGGCTCTAACGGTGCCCAGGATGATACACCTGACACAAAAGCCGATACTCCTCATGGTGATCTCTCTTCAAATCCCAACTGGGGTGAGAACCTCTATGAAGCCGGCAGCAATCCTCCATCAATGCCTAAAAGCAAACTGGTCTATTCACCACACTGCTATGGCCCTTCGGTATGTACGCAGCCGATGTTTGCCGATCTTGAGGCCCAGCCGGAGTGTGCAGGTCTTGTTGAAGATGCTTTCGGTGATGCCAAATGTCAAATCGTAATCCAGCCGGAAATACTCGAAAAGGGATGGCATGAGCACTTCGGTTACCTCAGATCCATGGGATATGCTCTCTGCATCGGAGAATTCGGTGGAAACATGGACTGGCCCGCAAAATCTGAATCCCGCCATGTAAATCGTTACAGCTATCTTACAAACAGAAACAGTGACGAACAGTGGCAGAACGCTTTTGTAGACTATCTGATTAAGATGGGCATTGTCAATACTTTTTACTGGTCAATTAACCCTGAGTCCGCAGATACCTACGGTATTTTTAAAACTTCCTATCATCCCCAATCCAACACAGAAGGCTGGGGGACATGGACAGGTATTGACACTAAAAAGATGGACCTGCTGAATAGACTCTGGGATGCACCCGATGTTGACCCTCAGCTCCCGATAGTTATTCCTGCTAATCAGAATATGAGCAGTGGTTTCAATTGCCAAATCTCAAACAACGGAATGATAACTTATACACTGCAAAAAGCAGGATCTGTTTCTTTCAAGATTTACAATGTCAATGGACGTTTGCATTCAGAGTTTTCCACCCGGCATCAGAGCTCAGGTTTATACTCAATGGATTTACGTCAACTGACAAATGCAGCAGGATCGTATCTTCTTGTTGTTAAAGCAGCGGGATTATCTCACAGCCAGATGGTATCTATCGTTAAATAG